The following coding sequences are from one Epinephelus moara isolate mb chromosome 7, YSFRI_EMoa_1.0, whole genome shotgun sequence window:
- the tmsb4x gene encoding thymosin beta-4 encodes MADKPDISEVTAFDKSKLKKTETQEKNTLPTKETIEQEKSDK; translated from the exons ATGGCTGACAAACCTGACATCTCAGAGGTCACAGCCTTTGACAAGTCCAAGCTGAAGAAGACTGAAACCCAGGAGAAGAACACACTGCCAACCAAAGAAA CCATCGAACAGGAGAAGTCTGACAAATGA